Within Celeribacter marinus, the genomic segment GCTGTCGGACGTGCCGTTTGATTTCAACCGCCCCACCGCCTCACTCAAGGTTGAGGGCACATGGCCGCAGATCGAACTCTACGGGCCTGGGTATACGGACATTTGGAAATCCCTGTATGAGCGGTTCAATCTGGATTTTGACAGCTCACTCGATCTCGAACAGCCCGATGAGTATTGGCGGCGCTATCTCTATTTCAATGCAGGGTTCTTTTTCTACAAATGCCCGCGCGTGTTCGGCCAACGCTTTCTCGACTACGCGCTTGAGATCCGTGACAATCCGCCGAGAGCCTGCGAATTGCAGGTCTTTGATCCGTGGCTCGATCAAGTGGCACTGCCGCTTGTCATCCACTCACTTGGCGGCGGGCGCAACACCCTGCCACACAACACGCTCGACGGTGATGTGTCGTGCCACTACCGCACCTTTCCGCTCTTGTTTGCGCGCGAGAGCGACCATGTGATCGACGTGCTCAACGCGGCTTCCGCCCCCAATTGGATCAAGAAGGTGCTCAAAGACTACGAGCCGATGAAGCGGATGGTATTTCAAAACAAAGGCGACAAAGTGCGCGCGATGTTTGACCAAAACGACCTACCGCGCAAAGAGCAACGCATCCGCAACCAGATCAAAAAAGCGAACCTGTGGATGCGGTGACGAACACACCGGACCCACGCCCATGAGCGAAGGTTCGCAGACAAAACAGATGGAACTTTCTTGGTCTTTGCTTTGGTACAAAGACAGGGTAGATTTATTTGGTTAATATGATTTAGAACTTTAAATAATAGCGACAAGGCACTGACATGAAACCAAATTTTGCTCTTAATTTGAGTCATGATGGCATTGCGCTTTTGCATCGCGGCCCTGATGGTTGGTATGCCATGGGTGAGGTCGCGCTTGATGATCCCGATATGGGCGGCGCGTTGGACGCCCTGCGCGCGCTGGCCACGTCCATATCGCCAAAGGGGCTGACGACAAAGCTTGTTATTCCGAACTCGCAGATTCTGTATCGTACCATCCCCGATCCATTGGCCACCACCCCGTCCGCCACAAAGGCCGACCGTATTCGCGCCATCCACGCGTCACTCGAGGGTGCCACACCCTATGCGCTCGACGAGTTGGTCTGGGACTGGCGCGCATCGCAGGGCAGCATCCAAATCGCCGTGGTTGCCCGCGACACGCTCGCCGAGGCAGACGCCTTTGCCGTTGAGCACCGGTTCAATCCGATCTCCTATGTGGCACTTGCGGAAAGTGGCACCTTTTCGGGTGAGCCGTTCTTTGGACGCGCAAGTACCGCAGACGCCGTTATAGGTGCAGAGACAGAAATCGAGCCAGACAGCGATGCAATCGTTGTGCGCGCAGGCCGCCCGCCCCAGCCCGAGCTGGAGACACCTGAGACCTCGGACGATGGGGATGAGGCTGACCACGAAATCGCCGCGACGCCAGACGCGGCAACGCCAGACACAAAACTGGTAGACACAGCACCGGCAGACCACGAGGGTGCACATGACGATGCGCCCACGGCTCCGTCCGAACCAGACACGGCCGAGCCACCGATCGATGTCAAAGAGGCTGACCCTGCCAAAGACGATGACGCGGCGCGGCCAACCGCGCCGCGCCCCCTGTCGGCCTTTCGCTCTCACCGTGACGCAAACGCCGCCGACCACTCCGTGTCCGATGACAACACGACCGAGCGTCTGCGCGCCCAAGCCTCGCGCCTATTCGCCGCCGCGCAAGATGATGATGAACCGCAAACTCCCAAGGCCCAAGACAAACCACATGTCGCCGTCACTGCGCCAACCCTGCCCGGTTTTGAAACAGCGCCCGTAGCGCCCGCAAAACCGGCGCCCACGGTGAAACGTAGCGCCCCCTTGCCCGAACCGGCACCTATGCCCGCCCCCACGCGCGGCATTAGCAAACTGCCCTCCGCACCCGCGACATCACCCGCGAGTGCAACGCCGCCCCTGTCTGTCGCCACGCAAAAGGCGCAGGCACAACGTGGTGCACCGCCAGACACGACACCGCCTGTTGCGCCCGCCACCCCCCATGTGGTTACTCAAGTCTCTGGCGACTTTGGCCACACAGGCGAACCCTCGATCGCCGATATTTCGGACGTGGCCCACATCGCGCCTGTCGCCGAACCTGAACCGGATCGTGATCCCTCGCGCCTCGCCCTCACCGCACGCGCACTTGTGCGCAGTGCAGGACTTGCTGTCTCAAACGCCCTAGGCAAAGCGCGCACACGCAAAGAGCAACGCCAAAGCGCACGCCGTGCAAAGGCCGAAGACGCCGTAACACGAGCTGCACCACAGCCCGAGGCCGCCCCGCTTCCCGTACAAGATGCAACGACCGAAGCCGAGGCGCTGACCGTCTTTGGCGCGCGCCGCCGCAACCACGAGCAGCGCGGAAAACCGCGCTACATGGGATTGATCCTAACCGTTGTGCTCTTGGCGATCCTTGGCGCTGTCTACATTTGGGCGAGCTTTTTGCCGGACACGACACAGGAGCCGCAAACTGGGGCACTTGATGTGCCTCCGGTTCAAACGACCACAACCGTTGTTGCCGACGATCTATCTGACGCCCCTGTTCCACCTGCGCCCTTTGATGAGGGTGTAGACGCGACAGGGGAGGCAGACGCCGATATCGCGGATGCCGCAATTCCCGAACTTGCGACTGACGCCCTCCCCGCCCCATTGGGTCAAGACACGCAACGCCTGAGCCTAAAAGACGTCCAAGACCACTACGCCACCACGGGTGTTTGGGCCGCCGCACCTCAAGCAGGAACAGCTAACGACACCGATGTGATTGACGATCTGTATATCGCCTCGATCGATCCGCAAATCCTCTCCCAAGATGCGATTGCCCTGCCCGATGCGCGCCTGCACACCGCCGAAGATTTGCCACGCCCGACATTGACGCCTGTGCCGTCGAACACAACCTTTAACCTCGATGCACGCGGCCTTGTGATTGCGACACCCGAGGGCGCGTTAAGCCCTGAGGGCGTGATGGTCTTTGCGGGTCGCCCCGCCGTTGTGACGCCTGCGCGCCCCGAACGTGCGCCAGCCGCACCAATCGTGATTGATGACAATGATCCGGTCCGCGTTGCACTCAAGGCGTATGTGCCGCAACCACGTCCCGATCTGCTTGTTGAGAACAACGAGCGCGCCAATCTTGGCGGGATCACCCGCGCCCAACTGGCCGCGTTTCGCCCCGCCGCGCGCCCTGCGTCACCACAACAAGAGGCGCAAGAAGACGCAGAGGCCGTGGGCGAACCGGCTCCCGAGGCCACCGCGCCGCTTGTGGTCACGTCCATCGTGCCAAGTGCCCGCCCTGCAAATATCGAAAAACTTGCCGCCGCCGCCCGCGCAGCCGCCGCTGCGGCCGCAACCGCGACTGAGCAAGACACCACAACCAACTCGACCGCAACACGCGTCACCGCCAAAGTTCCCGCAACCACGGTGCCGCGCTCTGCGCCGACCAGCGTGGCAAATGCCGCGACAGTCAAAAACCAGCTCAACTTGCGCCAGCTTAATCTGATGGGGGTCTATGGCTCCTCGTCGGATCGGCGTGCTTTGTTGCGACTGCCCTCAGGCCGTTTTGCCAAGGTGAAAGTCGGCGACAGCGTCAATGGCGGCCGCGTTCAATCTATCACCTCGGACGCGCTAACCTATGTAAAGAGTGGCCGTTCAACAACGCTCAAAGTCGGCGGATAAGTTTCTTGCCCAAATGCGTGTAAGTTTCGATTCTGACACTTGTTGTTCACATGTAAGTGCTTAATTTTATACATGGGATGATCTTGTCATTAACGGCATCGCTTCAATCACAAGCCCGTATGATGATCGCTACATTTTGAGATGGAGATATACCGCAGATGGACGGTTTTTTGGCCCAAGCCACAATTTACCTCGCCGCCATCGTTATTGCTGTGCCCATTGCACGCCGGTTGGGACTTGGGTCTGTCTTGGGATATCTCATCGCCGGCATCGTGATCGGGCCGTTGCTTGGCCTTGTTGGCCACTCTCAAAGTACGGATTTGATGCATTTCGCCGAATTTGGCGTTGTGATGATGCTGTTCTTGATCGGCCTCGAACTCGACCCACGCGCCCTATGGGAGATGCGTCATAAACTGATCGGAATGGGGGGATTACAGCTCACGCTTACCTCTGGAGTAATCACATGGGCTGCGATCTGGTTCGGGCAACCGTGGCAAACCGCACTGGCTCTTGGGATGATTTTCTCGCTCTCTTCCACGGCGGTCGTGCTACAAACCTTGTCCGAAAAAGATCTGATGCGCACCAGTGGCGGGCGCGCCGCGTTCTCGGTGCTGCTCACACAAGACATTGCGGTGATCCCGATGCTTGCGGCCCTGCCACTGCTTGCAATCGGGTCGGGTATTTCGCTCAACCCCGATGGCTCGATTGCGCGCGCCTCTGACATCGTTGCCCACGCCGAAGAGTTATCCTTGATACAAGGTCTACCCGCTTGGGGCGTCACGATCGTGACATTGGGCGCGGTGGCGACAATCGTCCTTGCGGGCATCTTTTTAACCCGCCCCGTCTTCAGATTTGTCCATGCGGCCAACATGCGCGAGATCTACACCGCCATTTCGCTACTGATGGTGGTGGGGATCGCGCTGTTGATGAACGCTGTGGGACTGTCCCCTGCGCTTGGCACATTTTTGGCGGGTGTGGTTCTGGCCAACTCGGAATTTCGCCATGAGCTAGAAAGCTCTATTGAACCATTCAAGGGGTTGTTGCTCGGCCTCTTTTTTATCGCTGTGGGCGCGGGGATCAACTTCACCATTTTGTTCCGCGATCCTATTTTCATCATCGGGCTGACCCTGATCTTGATGATCACAAAAGGTCTCATCCTTTATGGGATTGGACGGCTGTTTTCATTGCGAAAGCGCGGACAATGGCTGTTTGCGCTCTCCCTCGCTCAAGCGGGTGAATTCGGTATGGTTTTGACCACATTTGGTTTGCAACAAGGTGTTCTGACGATCTGGCTTGGGCAACGCGTGATGCTGATTATTGCGCTCTCTTTGGTGTTTACGCCGCTGTTTTTCATCCTGCACGACTACCTGCGCCGCAAACTCACAGAGCGCGGCGAAGGGGCCGAGGCCACCGACGAAATCGACGATCAGCAGGCGATTATCATCGCAGGTATCGGTCGCTTTGGCCAAGTGGTGAACCGTCTGGTGCAAGCCTCCGGCTTTAACACCGTGGTGTTGGACAACGACCTGAAAACAATCCAAGTGATGCGTAAATTCGGGTTTAAAGGCTTCTTTGGTGATCCGACACGGCCCGAATTGCTACACGCGGCGGGCATTGATGATGCAAAGGTTCTTGTGGTCGGCCTTGATGATCCGGCCGCCGCAACGCGCCTTGTCACCTATGCGCGTCAACACAACCCGGATCTGTTTATCATCGTACGCGCCCGCGACCGTATCCACGTCTACGAGTTGTTCAAAGCGGGCGCAGACAAAATCGTGCGCGAGATGTTCGATAGCTCCCTGCGCGCGGGGCGGTACGTTTTGGAGGAAATGGGCTTCAGCGAATATGACGCGGCCATGACCGAAAAAGCCTATTATCAACATGACCGCGAGGCGATGCGCAATCTGGCGGAATTGTGGGATCCTAAGATCCCGCTATCCGAAAACACCGCCTACATCGAGCGCTCTCGCACCCTCGACAAAGCATTGGAAGCGGGCCTGATGGAGCAACTTGAAACGCGCCGCCGTCAAAGCGAAGAGGCGGCCGAATAGACCGCCCCTCTCACCGATCCCAAACGTTGGTCTAGCCCGCCGCTACTCCGGCCTCCGCAAAGGTCGCCATCCCTGAATGACACTCGAGCGCGGCACGGATGAGCGGAATGACCAGTGCGGCCCCTGACCCTTCGCCCAACCGTAGGCCAAGCGACACAAGCGGCTC encodes:
- a CDS encoding monovalent cation:proton antiporter-2 (CPA2) family protein, whose amino-acid sequence is MDGFLAQATIYLAAIVIAVPIARRLGLGSVLGYLIAGIVIGPLLGLVGHSQSTDLMHFAEFGVVMMLFLIGLELDPRALWEMRHKLIGMGGLQLTLTSGVITWAAIWFGQPWQTALALGMIFSLSSTAVVLQTLSEKDLMRTSGGRAAFSVLLTQDIAVIPMLAALPLLAIGSGISLNPDGSIARASDIVAHAEELSLIQGLPAWGVTIVTLGAVATIVLAGIFLTRPVFRFVHAANMREIYTAISLLMVVGIALLMNAVGLSPALGTFLAGVVLANSEFRHELESSIEPFKGLLLGLFFIAVGAGINFTILFRDPIFIIGLTLILMITKGLILYGIGRLFSLRKRGQWLFALSLAQAGEFGMVLTTFGLQQGVLTIWLGQRVMLIIALSLVFTPLFFILHDYLRRKLTERGEGAEATDEIDDQQAIIIAGIGRFGQVVNRLVQASGFNTVVLDNDLKTIQVMRKFGFKGFFGDPTRPELLHAAGIDDAKVLVVGLDDPAAATRLVTYARQHNPDLFIIVRARDRIHVYELFKAGADKIVREMFDSSLRAGRYVLEEMGFSEYDAAMTEKAYYQHDREAMRNLAELWDPKIPLSENTAYIERSRTLDKALEAGLMEQLETRRRQSEEAAE